Genomic window (Actinomycetota bacterium):
ACACCCTAAATATTTCTATTAAAAGAATTTACACACAATAGTTTACGTTACCATTTTAGTGCGAATAAATTTCACCCTTTTGGGTGGGATAAATTTAAAGACGAAAAAGATGCTTGATCATATCACCATACATTTTAAGTCTGGCTAAAAGACCTTTGAAAAAACCGAGTTTTTCCTCCTTCATTACGTGGGTCGCATCATTGATGATAATCTCCTTGACCTTTACCTCGGAGTTTTTGGCATGTTTTGTAAAGGCTATCTCCACACCGAATCCTGATTCGGAGAAATCGGGGATGCCCTCGAGAAATTGTCTCTTAAGAGCCCTCTGACCGGAAATAAAGGGAATTATAGTTTGGGAAAGATCTGTGCGTAGCCTTCCTCCAGCGAATTTTCCCACGGTCATCATAAGCTCATCGTCCATGAGGAGGGGATTTATTAAATCCTCTATGTGTTTGGGGGTGAGTCCCACGAGATCGGCATCGATGAATACCAGGATATCTGCATCTGTGGCATCTATTCCCATTTTTAAAGCTGCCCCCTTTCCCCTATTCGTCTCACAATTTATGAGTGTTACACCCCGGTATTCCTCAACCGCATTGGCTGTTCCATCCGTGGAACCATCATTTACCACGATAATCTCATCTATCAAAGGGACTTTCATAACCTCGCTTAAAACTAAACTGATCCTTTCTTCCTCGTTATAGGCGGGAATTATAACGGCAATTTTAGGTTTTGAACTCGCCTTCGCCATTTCGCCTCCTTCATTATTTGGTTTAATATGCCTGGGCAAAGTAGACTAATTCGCCTCTTTC
Coding sequences:
- a CDS encoding glycosyltransferase family 2 protein encodes the protein MAKASSKPKIAVIIPAYNEEERISLVLSEVMKVPLIDEIIVVNDGSTDGTANAVEEYRGVTLINCETNRGKGAALKMGIDATDADILVFIDADLVGLTPKHIEDLINPLLMDDELMMTVGKFAGGRLRTDLSQTIIPFISGQRALKRQFLEGIPDFSESGFGVEIAFTKHAKNSEVKVKEIIINDATHVMKEEKLGFFKGLLARLKMYGDMIKHLFRL